Within the Musa acuminata AAA Group cultivar baxijiao chromosome BXJ2-9, Cavendish_Baxijiao_AAA, whole genome shotgun sequence genome, the region GTTCAATAACTCCAGAGCAGTTGAATACATACATAGTGTCAAGTTCTGTCAGTTTGGATGCATAGACGATTACTACACCGCACATTACCAGTCCCCAAGGCAAATGACATGCTTGTGGGACAAACTGCAGGCAGGGAAGCCTCGGTGCTGTAACATGAGATGACGTCAACATGATTGAACAACTCAAAATTTTAGCAGCTATACGGCTGCATTCATCGCGCAGGCTGGGTTGATAGTGCTTACAAATTCGTTTCCTGCCTTTCTTTTCACATCGGCTGAGAAAGACTAGTGGCCATGGAAGAGCTACTCTGCTGCCTCTAGATATAACTACAAGGATCAAAACGATGCAGATCCTGTTACTCCACGATCCCTCTGATGGAGGTTGCAGCGGTTTTAAAAACTCATAATGTTCAGATCTTATGGCTGCTTCTTGTCTCAGATTTTGTAATTTAATCTCGGTTAAATCGGATGAAATGCCATGGCAAAGAATCACCCCTTGTTTCTGTGCAGAATCAGACATCGTTTCTGTGCTTATTGTCTATACTTGAGAAGAGCATATAACCACTGAGTTCATGGTTGAACTTGCGACTTTTTTGTTGTGATTTGCTCTTGTGAATTTACCATCACCTTCTTGATATTTGGGAGTATCAGAGCCATGGAAATATCGAGTTATATTTGCTTTTGCCACAGGCAGTTAATTCACTACCTGCAAATTTAAGATGAATCATTAGATAAGAAACCTCCATTGTTCACCAAAGCTTCATTCTTTTCATGTTCTTTAGCAGTGTGTCAGCTGTCCATGATCTTGGAACCAGCTTTGCAAATTGTTACAGCTTTCCAGTCGTTGTAATAGAAATCTAAGATGTTTGCCAGCTGAGACGTTGTTCTCGTTATTGGATTTTGTAGTTGGCAGAAACTGGTCAATCTTCTAAAGAGTAGTATGTTGCTTTTGGGTTGTGCATTCTGTGCCTACACTGTACCATTTTGCATACCATGACAGGATTCTTCTACCTCAAAAACTTCAAACTCAATCAATGGAGTTTCCACTTGATGAAAGAAACTTTCCTGTTGAGACTTGAAAGTCTAATCAATGGAGTTTCTTCCACATGGATTGGACCAGTGTACTTTCAAGAGAGCTTTATGAACTGCTGTTCTGTTTCCAACACGTTGATGTGGGTGATGCTGTTCGAAAGTGCACAAGTTGTTCGTAGGTCTTCAATCAAAtaggactctttttttttttctttaaattcttgtatattTCTTTCAAATTTGTTGTTATCAAAATAGAGGAGGAATCCTTTACTGGATTGGATTCTCCCTCTCACACATTCCTTCAAATTTCTTTTCCCTTTAACACTGTATGAGACTCAGATCCTGCTATACAATGAATACATTTGATGAATCCCATATGAGATGGCATAATTATATTGATTGTAGAGAAGAGAATTGCTAATCTGATAGAAATATTTGGGACCAAAAGGATCTCTTTTAATCTAATACTTGGAATATTCTCATCtccttatctttttcttttcttcctttttctataGATCAATCTATAGAATAAACATGTTCCTTATTTTTTCTATGGATCGATCCATAAAATGAGTCTCGATACTGTGTTTACACTGCATTATGTtgtttacaataataataataataaatattataacataatatttttgtattATATTATAGTGATATTGCTAAGAACATTGTAACACAGTATAAAAACTATAGACATGATATTTTAATGAAATTTGTATATGTACTGCATTATAGTGTTTTTCTGATATTGTTGAAAACAATATAATGCaatgtaaaaaaaatcataaatataatatttttacaaaatctatatGTGTACTGCATTACATTTTTTTGATATTGTTAAAAACATTATGACACAATATAAAAACTATAaacattttttttacaaaatttatacATGTATTGTATTATAGTTTTCCTAATATTATTGAAACCAAAACATCAtaacttataaaaatattttaattaaaaaataaaggaaaaaaaaaatctgagaatGAGGACActttctaaataaaaaaaatccaaaaatagaAGCTTCTAAGAATTCATCCAAATATTTGTTTTATGATTTATACAAATCATGCAAGAAAATCCAACAATGCTAAAAACGAAATTGTATAGATTTGCGAGTCGCTAAAGTGAATCTAAAGCAGCAAGACTTACAAAGCATTAAGTTCTTGCAGAACAACATTGTACTCTGATAGCCACAAATGACAACACATCTGCCAATTCATTATTTAGCAACAAAGAACTGCGTTCAGGCTATACATGCATTACACAAAACCTGCTAAGCCAAACCCAAAATACTGATTTGCAACTTGGAATGCTAAACCACAAATCACCAATGTTTATGGAAGTAGCAAACTATATACCACTACATATAGCACTAGTGCTGCTGGGGAAGGGGTAATTGTGACAGCCCCCCTTATCGATCAATATTAGCATTTGAAGCCATGGCACACAGACAAAACgataataagtactagtgcaataATGATTCCCAAGACGATTAGCTTAACCTTCATGTTCTGAAGCCACATCTTCCTCCTCATCTGTGTTCCATGCTGTCTGAAATCTTGTGCCTGTGATACCACACATCGGAAATCCATGAGAACTGAATCCCCGGCAGAGGAAGCTAACAGATAGTACATGAAGACGCATGAAAAGCATAGCTCTCCACTGTACTAATACAGCAAGTTTACTATGACTTTGAGAAGGCAGTGTGTATAGATATGACTTCTATACCTGTGAGCGAAGGTTTTCTGTCTTGTCGACAAGCAACTCAATTTTCTCCCCGCGATCAAGAACCTAGCAAATCAAGAAAGATCGATCAAGGAAACAGCATCAAGAACATCCATCAGCTGTGAAAAAAACGAGATCTCTATCAtgaaatttatttatatatagatgGAAATGGCTAAGCACCTTCTCAATGTTCTCCATCATAACTCCTTTGACTTCAGAAACCTGAGCTTTCACCTTGGCAAGCTTGCTTATCTCTTCAGGGTGGTCAACACAGTACTGCATGTGCTCTTTAAGCTTGGACCTGATATGTTAGTAAAAGCTTCCCTGTTATGTTTGCTTATAGAAGATTATACGAATTGATTGAACAATTGAGTCATCATAAAAAGAGTACCCGAACTCGCGGGTGAGGCTGTtggctgcagcagttgcagctttTCCTCCTCCATATCTTTTGTTAAaatcctccttcaccctctctagaAAGGCAATGGGAATTTGCCTGCCAACTGACTCGACAGCAACAACACaatatgctggaaaaattgacttTCGTTAAGCTCCAGGATAGATCTTTTAAGATTCTAAAGTATTAGGTGTGGAAAAAGATAAACAGAATGCGCATAAACAGAAACCTACATGGTCTAGTTTTATAATCTAACATTATATTTACCAGGAAAATAATCATAATGCCTGTAACAGAATGCGCAAGGGGCAAACAAATAGGAGTTTACCCTAGATTTTAAACCTCAAATCATCAATTCCCACAAAGGTGTCCAGTGTCCATGCCTCCATAATAATAAATCCAATAATTTTAACAATAAACCATACCTGGATATGCTATTATTTCTCACACAACATATTGGTCCTTGTTTCCAGAACCTCCACGAACAGGAAATATACACCAACCCTCCACAATCCCAGTAGTATAGAACATAACGTCTAACAAACAATATGCAACTGTTTCTAACGGCCAAAACAGCATCATTCTTGAATGCCTAACCTATATCCGATGAATCTGATAAGGATGGAATAAAAAGATATGAGAGTCCACCAAAGAAACTATTATAATTTATCTAAAGAACGTAACAGGTGATAGAGGATAA harbors:
- the LOC103998930 gene encoding vesicle-associated membrane protein 721 produces the protein MGQQSLIYSFVARGTVVLAEFTEFSGNFNSIAAQCLQKLPASNNKFTYNCDGHTFNYLVEDGYTYCVVAVESVGRQIPIAFLERVKEDFNKRYGGGKAATAAANSLTREFGSKLKEHMQYCVDHPEEISKLAKVKAQVSEVKGVMMENIEKVLDRGEKIELLVDKTENLRSQAQDFRQHGTQMRRKMWLQNMKVKLIVLGIIIALVLIIVLSVCHGFKC